Proteins from a single region of Bradyrhizobium diazoefficiens:
- a CDS encoding benzoate-CoA ligase family protein — protein sequence MSEGSYNAVTWLLDRNVEEGRGSKIVFDDTVSRLTYGELQRETRRAANMLRRLGVRREERVAMIMLDTVDFPIVFLGAIRAGVVPVPLNTLLTADQYAYILADCRARVLFVSDALYPVIKDVVGRMPDLEHVVVSGAKQNGHKQLAEEIAGESDQFTTAATHPDEPAFWLYSSGSTGMPKGVRHLHSNLQATADTYAKQVLGIRESDVGLSAAKLFFAYGLGNALTFPMSVGATTILNSERPTPARMFDLMNRYNPSIFYGVPTLFAAMLNDETMKSERGGKALRICTSAGEALPESVGNSWKARFGVDILDGVGSTELLHIFLSNAPGDIKYGSSGKPVPGYAVRLVNEAGQDVADGEVGELLVDAPSAGEGYWNQRHKSRRTFEGPWTRTGDKYVRDADGRYTFCGRADDMFKVSGIWVSPFEVESALITHPAVLEAAVVPEADPEGLLKPKAFVVLRPGATTTDLQEMLKEHVKQKIGPWKYPRWIDVVDSLPKTATGKIQRFKLREGAN from the coding sequence TTGAGCGAGGGATCCTACAATGCGGTGACCTGGCTGCTCGACCGTAACGTCGAGGAGGGCCGCGGCAGCAAGATCGTTTTCGACGACACCGTCTCGCGGCTGACCTATGGCGAGCTCCAGCGCGAGACGCGGCGTGCGGCGAACATGCTGCGCCGGCTCGGCGTCCGCCGCGAGGAGCGCGTGGCGATGATCATGCTGGATACGGTCGATTTTCCGATCGTGTTTCTGGGTGCGATCCGCGCCGGCGTCGTGCCGGTGCCGCTGAACACGCTGCTGACCGCGGATCAATACGCCTATATCCTCGCCGATTGCCGCGCGCGCGTGCTGTTTGTCTCCGATGCGCTCTATCCTGTTATCAAGGACGTCGTCGGCCGCATGCCTGATCTCGAGCACGTCGTGGTCTCCGGCGCCAAGCAGAACGGCCACAAGCAACTCGCCGAGGAGATTGCAGGCGAGAGCGACCAATTCACCACCGCCGCGACGCATCCCGACGAGCCGGCGTTCTGGCTCTATTCGTCGGGCTCGACCGGCATGCCCAAGGGCGTGCGTCACCTGCATTCGAACTTGCAGGCGACGGCCGACACCTACGCCAAGCAGGTGCTCGGCATTCGCGAGAGCGACGTCGGTCTTTCCGCCGCAAAACTGTTCTTCGCCTATGGCCTCGGCAATGCGCTGACCTTTCCGATGTCGGTCGGCGCCACCACGATTTTGAACAGCGAGCGCCCGACGCCGGCGCGCATGTTCGACCTGATGAACCGCTACAACCCGTCGATCTTCTACGGCGTGCCGACCCTGTTCGCGGCCATGCTCAACGACGAGACCATGAAGAGCGAGCGCGGCGGCAAGGCGTTGCGCATCTGCACCTCGGCCGGCGAGGCGCTGCCGGAATCCGTCGGCAACAGCTGGAAGGCGCGCTTCGGCGTCGACATTCTCGACGGCGTCGGCTCGACCGAGCTGTTGCACATCTTCCTGTCGAATGCGCCGGGCGACATCAAATACGGCTCCTCCGGCAAGCCAGTGCCGGGCTATGCGGTGCGGCTCGTCAACGAAGCCGGCCAGGACGTCGCCGACGGCGAGGTCGGCGAGCTCCTGGTCGATGCGCCCTCGGCCGGCGAGGGCTACTGGAACCAGCGCCACAAGAGCCGCCGTACATTCGAGGGTCCGTGGACGCGAACCGGCGACAAATATGTCAGGGATGCCGATGGCCGTTACACCTTCTGCGGCCGCGCCGACGACATGTTCAAGGTCTCCGGCATCTGGGTCTCGCCCTTCGAGGTCGAGAGCGCACTGATCACGCACCCCGCCGTGCTGGAAGCCGCCGTCGTGCCCGAAGCCGATCCGGAAGGTCTGCTGAAGCCAAAAGCCTTTGTCGTGCTCCGTCCCGGCGCGACGACGACGGACTTACAGGAGATGCTGAAGGAGCACGTCAAGCAGAAGATCGGCCCGTGGAAATATCCGCGCTGGATCGATGTGGTGGACTCGCTGCCGAAGACGGCGACAGGGAAGATCCAGCGATTCAAGTTGCGCGAGGGGGCGAACTAG
- a CDS encoding helix-turn-helix transcriptional regulator, with the protein MTDSPDAESRFLEQLGQRVRTMRALRGMSRKVLAKVSGISERYIAQLESGKGNVSIVLLRRVSDAMGAHLEDLVPSVDPTPDWQMFRDLLRKATPAQIAQAKDLLAGGSTSAPRRAPFCGIALIGLRGAGKSTLGRMLAKKVGWSFVELNKEVEQQNGLSVAEIIALYGQEGFRRMEQAALQQLLARNELMVLATGGGIVSEPLTFDQILSSFYTIWLKAEPEEHMARVRRQGDLRPMADDRSAMAELRNILLSREPLYSRATAVVDTAGLSVDAAAARLIDAVRPVLQNEARSFGLRSVAL; encoded by the coding sequence ATGACCGACAGTCCCGACGCCGAATCCCGCTTTCTCGAACAGCTCGGCCAGCGCGTGCGCACCATGCGCGCGCTGCGCGGCATGTCGCGCAAAGTGCTCGCGAAGGTATCAGGAATTTCGGAGCGCTACATCGCGCAGCTCGAGAGCGGCAAAGGCAATGTGTCCATCGTGCTGCTGCGCCGGGTCTCGGATGCGATGGGCGCGCATCTGGAAGATCTGGTGCCCTCGGTCGACCCTACACCGGACTGGCAGATGTTTCGCGATCTCTTGCGCAAGGCAACGCCTGCACAGATCGCGCAGGCCAAGGATCTGCTCGCCGGCGGCAGTACCTCGGCGCCTCGGCGCGCGCCGTTCTGCGGAATCGCACTGATCGGCCTGCGCGGCGCCGGCAAATCCACACTTGGGCGGATGCTGGCGAAGAAGGTCGGCTGGAGTTTTGTCGAGCTCAACAAGGAGGTCGAGCAGCAGAACGGCCTTTCCGTCGCCGAGATCATCGCACTCTACGGCCAGGAAGGCTTCCGCCGCATGGAGCAGGCGGCGCTGCAACAGCTGCTCGCGCGCAACGAGCTGATGGTGCTGGCGACGGGCGGCGGCATCGTCTCCGAGCCCTTGACCTTCGACCAGATCCTGTCGTCGTTCTACACGATCTGGCTGAAGGCCGAGCCCGAGGAGCACATGGCCCGTGTCCGCCGCCAGGGCGATCTGCGCCCGATGGCGGACGACCGCTCCGCCATGGCCGAGCTGCGCAACATTTTGCTCAGCCGCGAGCCGCTGTATTCGCGTGCGACGGCGGTGGTGGATACGGCGGGATTGTCGGTCGATGCAGCGGCCGCGAGGCTGATCGATGCGGTACGGCCGGTGCTACAAAACGAAGCACGCAGCTTTGGGCTGCGCAGCGTGGCGCTGTAG